From a single Methanomicrobium sp. W14 genomic region:
- a CDS encoding AraC family transcriptional regulator, translating to MDIFQRSDLSAGMILRRHWHEHMQLYVILSGNAFLECGKYRFQATAGDIAVINSNELHYLQSLSDDLNLYVIRVDLPFLFSSQVDLCQTKFLVPLSQNYITFRNLIHNDRQVFECVSDIIKEYYSRDLGYELAVKSSIYRLLVLLLRGHVEKILSPKEFSARISNLRRFDSVLQYISNHYAEKISVSDLAKNANITVYYFCRIFKQITGKTMTNYLNEFRLEKSTDFLKKNDLNITEIARQCGFDSVNYYSRLFHRYYHVSPTKFRETCFYNHNL from the coding sequence GTGGATATTTTTCAGAGGTCAGATCTGAGTGCCGGAATGATACTGCGCAGGCACTGGCATGAGCATATGCAGTTGTATGTTATCCTTTCAGGAAACGCTTTTCTTGAATGCGGAAAGTACCGGTTTCAGGCGACTGCCGGAGATATTGCCGTCATTAACAGCAATGAGCTCCATTATCTTCAAAGTCTTTCGGATGATTTGAATCTCTATGTTATCCGGGTGGATCTGCCTTTTCTTTTTAGCAGCCAGGTGGATTTGTGCCAGACAAAATTCCTCGTGCCTTTGTCACAGAACTACATTACCTTTCGTAACCTGATTCACAATGACAGGCAGGTTTTTGAATGTGTCTCTGATATTATTAAGGAGTATTATTCACGAGATTTGGGCTATGAGCTCGCGGTAAAATCTTCGATTTATAGGCTTCTTGTTCTGCTGCTCAGAGGACACGTCGAAAAAATACTATCTCCCAAAGAATTTTCAGCGAGGATAAGTAACCTCAGACGGTTTGACTCGGTTTTGCAGTACATCAGCAATCATTATGCCGAAAAAATATCGGTAAGCGATCTCGCAAAAAATGCAAATATAACAGTATATTATTTCTGCCGGATCTTTAAGCAGATCACCGGAAAAACTATGACTAATTACCTGAATGAATTCAGGCTGGAAAAATCCACGGATTTTCTGAAGAAAAACGACTTGAACATTACGGAAATCGCACGACAGTGCGGTTTTGACTCTGTGAACTATTACAGCAGGTTATTCCACAGATATTATCACGTTTCACCGACAAAATTCAGAGAAACCTGCTTTTATAATCATAATCTGTAG
- a CDS encoding type II toxin-antitoxin system PemK/MazF family toxin translates to MPEFFPGDVVLAPVRFGGNSGVKTRPAVVLGSEGVFVKICPVTSHLPRDCPLVALDLDDFEKGGLSLFDESYILVNNITKIRKNEVVGKKGRLTPEKVSCISSMITLR, encoded by the coding sequence ATGCCTGAATTTTTTCCTGGAGACGTTGTTCTTGCCCCTGTGCGTTTCGGGGGAAACAGTGGTGTCAAAACAAGACCTGCAGTTGTTCTCGGTTCTGAAGGCGTTTTTGTAAAAATATGCCCTGTTACAAGCCATCTCCCAAGAGACTGCCCTTTGGTGGCACTTGATCTTGACGATTTCGAAAAAGGCGGTCTGAGTCTTTTTGACGAAAGTTACATCCTTGTGAATAATATAACAAAAATCCGCAAAAATGAAGTCGTTGGAAAGAAGGGAAGACTGACCCCGGAAAAGGTAAGCTGTATTTCGTCGATGATAACTTTAAGGTAA
- a CDS encoding methyl-accepting chemotaxis protein has product MSEISKLEEILSVLNSGDRANKLNPSEFGDEFRGIVNEINTLLEGLEAVSDTADILDSMSDNDYTKRVDGNYAGLYGRLAESTNLVLERLLTLQKVAGDISEGNFSDLEKFRSIGSGKGKRSENDRIVPAFICMMEAIQNVTQEVEILGSNASEGKLDYRSNASAHKGAFGGLVESVNKTIDSFVIPMNESIRVCRKYADADFTARFSDDFTVRGDFETFKTAVNNIGESVSVSLSVTSKVTSQVVENSNEVTKGTDEVAKATEGVANASQKTADLTRSLLGNIDDITKQISDLSASNEEIASTSQEVYNAANHVVDVGKETQNLANTTNGKMGGVEKIAKESVVEIQSLTEQVKEVGKIVKLINDIAGQINLLALNAAIEAARAGEHGRGFAVVAGEVKNLAAEARSATDSIEKVVSAVQEESEKTAKAIMLANTEIIDGVESVNKTLEALNTIIKSAGQVTHDIGEITKAIEDQAYIANNIVNAAEISNKMTKDVQKESEELAALAEESSASVEEIGSAVHEVNALIKELDEANSHFRY; this is encoded by the coding sequence ATGTCAGAAATATCAAAACTTGAAGAAATATTGTCAGTGTTAAACAGTGGCGACCGTGCAAATAAGCTGAACCCTTCTGAATTCGGGGATGAATTCAGGGGTATTGTGAATGAAATAAATACTCTTCTTGAAGGTCTGGAAGCAGTATCCGATACTGCCGATATTCTGGACTCAATGTCCGATAATGACTATACAAAAAGAGTGGACGGCAATTATGCAGGGCTTTACGGCAGGCTTGCAGAGTCCACGAATCTTGTACTGGAGCGGCTTTTAACTCTCCAGAAGGTAGCGGGAGATATATCGGAGGGCAATTTTTCTGATCTTGAAAAATTCCGCAGCATTGGGTCGGGGAAAGGTAAGAGATCTGAAAACGACAGAATTGTTCCTGCCTTTATCTGCATGATGGAAGCAATACAGAATGTAACCCAGGAAGTAGAGATTCTCGGCAGCAATGCTTCTGAAGGAAAACTCGACTACAGAAGCAACGCTTCGGCTCACAAAGGTGCATTCGGAGGGCTTGTCGAATCTGTCAACAAGACAATCGATTCGTTTGTAATTCCGATGAACGAATCCATACGCGTATGCAGAAAGTACGCGGATGCTGATTTTACGGCACGTTTTTCGGATGATTTCACCGTAAGGGGAGATTTTGAAACATTTAAAACTGCGGTAAACAATATCGGAGAATCTGTTTCGGTTTCACTGTCAGTAACAAGCAAAGTTACAAGTCAGGTCGTCGAAAACTCAAACGAGGTAACTAAAGGGACAGATGAGGTTGCAAAGGCCACGGAGGGTGTTGCAAATGCAAGCCAGAAGACCGCAGACCTTACAAGGTCGCTGCTCGGAAATATTGATGATATTACGAAGCAGATCTCCGACCTTTCGGCTTCAAACGAAGAGATTGCAAGTACTTCGCAGGAAGTATACAATGCAGCAAATCATGTTGTTGACGTCGGCAAAGAGACCCAGAACCTTGCGAATACCACAAACGGTAAGATGGGCGGTGTTGAAAAGATTGCAAAGGAAAGTGTCGTGGAAATACAAAGCCTTACTGAACAGGTAAAAGAGGTAGGAAAAATAGTCAAGCTGATAAATGACATTGCCGGGCAGATTAATCTTTTAGCGCTGAACGCTGCAATTGAAGCCGCACGAGCAGGTGAGCACGGAAGAGGTTTTGCAGTCGTTGCAGGTGAAGTAAAAAATCTGGCGGCTGAAGCAAGGTCTGCCACGGACTCGATTGAAAAAGTGGTGTCCGCTGTCCAGGAGGAAAGCGAAAAGACTGCGAAGGCAATAATGCTTGCTAATACCGAGATTATCGACGGTGTCGAGAGTGTGAACAAGACGCTTGAAGCGCTTAATACAATCATTAAGAGTGCAGGTCAGGTCACCCATGACATAGGGGAGATAACAAAGGCAATAGAAGACCAGGCCTATATTGCAAACAATATAGTCAATGCGGCTGAAATAAGCAACAAGATGACAAAGGATGTCCAGAAAGAGTCAGAAGAGCTTGCGGCACTTGCCGAAGAATCAAGCGCCTCGGTAGAGGAAATAGGAAGTGCGGTTCACGAGGTCAACGCTCTTATAAAGGAGCTTGACGAGGCCAACTCTCATTTCAGGTATTAA
- a CDS encoding chemotaxis protein CheW, with protein sequence MSSINVVQFEISGINYAIDINTAREIVEMMPITPVPRSPEHIAGIINLRGEITNVMNLNCLMGLDCGKDYVNRKIIVLVPETTGGSSVGLIVDDVQSVLQVNEEDIDQMDSSLSKEAFVKGIIKMGNAGSTKKDLVIWIDIEKILGEALAGRCM encoded by the coding sequence ATGTCTTCCATAAATGTCGTGCAGTTTGAGATATCTGGCATAAATTATGCCATAGATATCAACACTGCCCGTGAAATAGTTGAAATGATGCCTATTACTCCTGTCCCCAGGTCTCCTGAGCATATCGCCGGAATTATCAATCTAAGGGGCGAAATAACGAACGTAATGAATTTAAACTGCCTTATGGGTCTGGACTGCGGAAAAGACTATGTGAACCGGAAGATAATTGTTCTCGTCCCCGAGACTACGGGCGGCAGCAGTGTAGGTCTTATTGTCGACGATGTCCAGAGTGTCCTCCAGGTAAATGAGGAGGATATCGACCAGATGGACTCGTCTCTGTCAAAAGAGGCTTTTGTCAAGGGTATAATAAAAATGGGAAATGCAGGCAGCACAAAAAAAGACCTTGTAATCTGGATTGATATTGAAAAAATACTCGGGGAAGCTCTTGCCGGAAGGTGCATGTGA
- a CDS encoding NAD(P)H-dependent oxidoreductase — protein MKVLIVYAHPEPESLNGTLKDFAVEVLKKEGHSVKVSDLYAMHFKAALDGEDFPDRTDKEKLVIPKEQMNAYEKGTFSPDIAEEIEKVKWADTIIFQFPIWWSSCPAILKGWFDRVFAQGFVVDLGKGRLFDKGFLAGKKALISVTVGSPKELYTKYGINGDLEVHLMTLWHSTLEFTGIENYDIFYIFSASSMDDKRVKSELERFEKVLKNLK, from the coding sequence ATGAAAGTACTGATTGTATATGCTCATCCCGAGCCTGAATCACTTAACGGGACCCTTAAAGACTTCGCCGTGGAGGTTCTCAAAAAAGAGGGACACTCTGTAAAAGTATCCGACCTCTACGCAATGCATTTTAAGGCCGCACTTGACGGGGAAGATTTTCCGGACAGGACTGACAAAGAAAAACTTGTAATCCCGAAGGAGCAGATGAATGCATATGAAAAAGGCACCTTCAGTCCTGACATCGCAGAGGAGATTGAGAAGGTAAAATGGGCGGATACCATAATCTTTCAGTTCCCGATATGGTGGAGCAGCTGCCCGGCAATTCTTAAAGGGTGGTTTGACAGGGTTTTTGCACAGGGATTTGTAGTAGACCTGGGTAAAGGACGCCTCTTTGATAAGGGTTTTCTGGCAGGAAAAAAGGCACTGATTTCCGTAACCGTCGGCTCGCCGAAGGAGCTGTACACAAAATACGGAATCAACGGTGACCTGGAGGTCCACCTTATGACCTTATGGCATTCCACACTTGAGTTTACCGGAATAGAAAATTATGACATATTCTACATATTCAGTGCATCATCAATGGACGACAAAAGAGTAAAATCAGAGCTTGAAAGATTTGAAAAAGTGCTTAAAAATCTAAAATAA
- a CDS encoding PLP-dependent aminotransferase family protein, whose amino-acid sequence MNTQKESFLNRLFDVSNDPEIISFAGGLPDKNLLDVKGIENAAQDVFENEGREALQYTTTTGYLPLREYIAERYKKRLGIPACADEIRIVNGSQQCLDLTAKIFLDKGDFVGIEKPGYLGAIEAFSMYQPSFKGVEMDGEGISANGFRELFEKEKPKFFYGIPNFQNPSGRSYSTERRREIAEILTETKGIFYEDDAFGELSFDNRPIPPVKKFAYDNTIMSGSFSKIIAPGMRMGWIYAPCEIIKKFDCAKQAADLHSNFLCQKIMHHYLGKADIDNHIKKINSIYKRKCRLMCDLCDDILPGDVIRTDPKGGMFMLLTLPKGINSLKLFDRGLEKKVSVLPGIPFYTGKGGEDNVRLNFSSPSEDEIAEGMKRLKAAIDDF is encoded by the coding sequence ATGAACACACAAAAGGAGTCCTTTCTGAACAGACTTTTTGATGTCTCAAACGACCCTGAAATAATCTCTTTTGCAGGTGGTCTTCCGGATAAAAATCTTCTTGACGTCAAAGGCATAGAAAATGCGGCGCAGGACGTTTTTGAAAATGAAGGAAGAGAAGCGCTTCAGTATACGACGACTACCGGGTATCTTCCTCTAAGAGAATATATTGCCGAAAGATACAAAAAAAGGCTTGGAATCCCTGCGTGCGCAGACGAGATAAGAATTGTGAACGGCTCGCAGCAATGTCTTGACCTTACAGCCAAAATTTTTCTTGACAAAGGCGATTTCGTAGGCATAGAAAAACCAGGTTATCTCGGCGCAATAGAGGCTTTTTCAATGTACCAGCCGTCATTTAAAGGCGTTGAAATGGACGGGGAAGGCATTTCCGCTAACGGTTTCAGGGAGCTTTTTGAAAAAGAAAAACCCAAATTCTTCTATGGCATACCGAATTTCCAGAACCCGTCAGGCAGGTCTTATTCAACGGAAAGAAGAAGAGAAATTGCTGAAATTCTCACTGAAACAAAAGGAATTTTTTACGAGGACGACGCCTTCGGTGAACTCTCATTTGACAACAGGCCGATTCCCCCGGTAAAGAAATTTGCATACGACAATACAATAATGAGCGGATCTTTTTCGAAAATTATCGCTCCCGGGATGAGAATGGGATGGATTTACGCACCATGCGAAATTATCAAAAAATTTGACTGCGCAAAGCAGGCCGCGGATCTTCATTCAAATTTTTTATGCCAGAAAATAATGCACCATTACCTTGGAAAAGCTGACATTGACAACCATATAAAAAAGATTAATTCAATATACAAAAGAAAATGCAGGCTTATGTGCGACCTCTGCGATGACATTTTGCCTGGGGATGTAATAAGAACCGACCCGAAAGGCGGGATGTTCATGCTCCTGACCCTTCCGAAAGGCATAAACTCCCTGAAGCTATTTGACAGGGGTCTTGAGAAAAAAGTTTCTGTTCTTCCGGGAATTCCTTTTTACACAGGAAAAGGCGGAGAAGACAACGTAAGGCTAAACTTTTCGTCCCCGTCCGAAGACGAGATTGCTGAAGGAATGAAAAGGCTTAAAGCGGCTATAGACGATTTTTAA
- a CDS encoding 4Fe-4S dicluster domain-containing protein: MGKENRFGILKEQDKKFRTIRIRAPAGNLNSKELALISSVSGKYGRGEVCFTSRLNVEIPYVPFDKLNDAVSELEAGGLVIGGTGASVRAVFACKAAFCPHGIINSREAALKIEEKFGGRKLPVKFKAAISGCPNNCGRAQLNDLGFVAFLTPEVLTSQSCDGCGLCISVCKEDAISLNDPKDGISIDYSLCVSCGDCVRACKKGNITPGKKGLHVYIGGRAGREIKSGILYENEISEGDITDFAGKVIDYIDDECTGHERLCSHLERVGIEKLAHRLG; this comes from the coding sequence ATGGGAAAGGAAAACCGCTTTGGCATTTTAAAGGAGCAGGACAAAAAATTCCGGACAATAAGAATACGTGCCCCGGCAGGTAACCTTAATTCAAAAGAGCTGGCATTGATATCCTCGGTTTCCGGTAAATACGGGCGTGGAGAAGTATGTTTTACATCAAGGCTTAATGTTGAGATTCCATATGTGCCGTTTGATAAACTGAATGATGCAGTATCTGAACTTGAAGCGGGAGGGCTTGTTATAGGCGGGACAGGCGCTTCTGTAAGGGCGGTATTTGCGTGCAAAGCGGCTTTTTGTCCCCACGGGATAATAAACAGCAGAGAAGCTGCACTTAAGATTGAGGAGAAATTCGGAGGCAGAAAACTTCCGGTAAAGTTCAAGGCTGCAATCTCTGGATGCCCCAACAACTGCGGGCGTGCGCAGCTTAACGATCTCGGGTTTGTTGCGTTTTTAACGCCTGAAGTCCTGACTTCCCAAAGCTGCGACGGTTGCGGTCTGTGCATATCCGTATGCAAGGAGGATGCGATATCCCTGAATGATCCCAAAGACGGAATTTCGATAGACTATTCATTGTGTGTCTCATGCGGAGACTGCGTCCGTGCCTGCAAAAAAGGAAACATCACCCCCGGAAAAAAAGGTCTGCATGTATATATCGGCGGACGCGCCGGGAGGGAGATAAAGTCCGGCATTCTTTATGAAAACGAAATTTCAGAGGGCGATATAACTGATTTTGCAGGGAAAGTAATCGATTATATTGACGATGAGTGCACTGGGCATGAGCGTCTGTGTTCTCATCTTGAAAGGGTGGGTATCGAAAAGCTTGCGCACCGCCTCGGGTAA
- a CDS encoding aminotransferase class I/II-fold pyridoxal phosphate-dependent enzyme, with product MKIDDFQLEKYLEKYEFCAPYLLCTSDCQSMSAKELLEFCKEPFESYLDVWLGYTETKGSPSLRRAISSVYTSITPDEIITFSGAEEGIFVFMNAALSPGDNIIVMHPGYQSLYEIAKSIGCSVTFWEMREEDDWKPDLSVLRSLIRENTAAVILNTPHNPTGYNFSKDDLEDIVKIASEHSLYLFSDEVYRGIEYSISDRLPAVADSYSKGVSLGVMSKAYGLAGLRVGWIASKDSELMEGIAGFKNYTSICQSAPSEFLSEIAVKNSEKLIERNLEIIRGNLKLLDGFFLKYRDILGWVRPKASSIGFVRIKTGENADSFCMDVMKKAGVLLLPSTVYGFSNTHFRIGFGRADMKDALVKFEEYLDEKYHIKQ from the coding sequence ATGAAAATTGACGATTTTCAGCTTGAGAAGTATCTTGAAAAGTATGAGTTTTGTGCACCTTATCTTCTGTGCACTTCAGACTGCCAGTCAATGTCGGCAAAAGAGCTTCTTGAATTTTGCAAAGAGCCTTTTGAATCATATTTGGACGTATGGCTTGGGTATACGGAGACAAAAGGCTCCCCTTCCCTTAGAAGAGCAATCTCGTCGGTTTACACTTCCATAACCCCTGATGAGATTATTACTTTTTCAGGTGCCGAAGAAGGGATATTCGTCTTCATGAATGCCGCGTTAAGCCCGGGAGACAATATAATCGTAATGCACCCCGGCTACCAGTCGCTTTATGAGATAGCGAAGTCGATAGGGTGCTCGGTGACTTTCTGGGAAATGCGTGAGGAGGACGATTGGAAGCCGGATCTAAGTGTCCTCAGGTCACTTATACGCGAGAATACGGCAGCAGTTATACTGAATACACCGCACAACCCAACAGGTTACAATTTCTCAAAGGATGATTTGGAGGATATAGTAAAAATAGCATCTGAACATTCGTTGTACCTGTTTTCGGATGAGGTGTACCGCGGCATTGAATACAGTATTTCCGACCGTCTTCCCGCCGTCGCCGATTCGTACTCAAAGGGAGTGTCCCTTGGGGTCATGTCAAAGGCGTACGGGCTTGCCGGACTCAGGGTCGGCTGGATTGCGTCAAAGGACAGTGAACTGATGGAGGGCATTGCAGGGTTCAAAAATTACACGTCAATATGCCAGAGTGCGCCATCGGAATTTCTCTCTGAGATTGCAGTTAAAAACAGTGAAAAGCTGATTGAAAGAAATCTTGAAATTATCCGCGGAAACCTGAAACTCCTTGACGGATTCTTTTTGAAATACAGGGATATTCTTGGCTGGGTAAGGCCAAAGGCCTCATCAATAGGTTTTGTCAGGATTAAGACCGGTGAGAATGCCGATTCCTTCTGCATGGACGTGATGAAAAAGGCCGGGGTTCTTCTCCTTCCTTCAACCGTGTACGGCTTTTCAAATACCCATTTCAGGATAGGGTTCGGGAGGGCGGACATGAAGGACGCCCTCGTGAAATTTGAGGAGTACCTTGATGAAAAATACCATATCAAGCAATAG
- a CDS encoding trimeric intracellular cation channel family protein — MIIELGPLNYAIGVIGIAVFAVTGVLAGAKRGMDIFGIAIIALVTALGGGTLRDVIIDTPVFWIQHFEYVWIAVAAAIAAFFLEDYFWKTHKPLLHLDALGVSLFNVQAIDKTLTLGFSPGVAVIMGVVTGISGGIMRDILTDRPNLVLKQELYATPILIGGVMYVCMLYLLPALKTVSAITAILVVFIIRVAAIRWNLRYPKWLLFAGKESNLKQDHNHQK; from the coding sequence ATGATAATAGAACTCGGCCCTTTGAACTACGCTATAGGAGTAATAGGAATTGCTGTTTTTGCAGTTACCGGAGTCCTCGCCGGGGCAAAAAGAGGCATGGATATATTTGGCATAGCCATAATAGCTCTTGTGACCGCTCTCGGCGGAGGTACTTTAAGGGACGTGATAATCGATACTCCGGTATTCTGGATACAACACTTTGAATATGTCTGGATTGCGGTGGCTGCAGCGATTGCTGCATTTTTTCTCGAGGACTATTTCTGGAAAACACATAAACCGCTGCTGCATCTTGATGCACTCGGAGTATCCCTTTTCAACGTCCAGGCGATAGACAAAACGCTTACCCTTGGATTCAGCCCAGGCGTTGCTGTAATTATGGGTGTAGTTACAGGTATCTCAGGCGGTATTATGAGAGACATCTTAACCGACAGACCTAATCTTGTCTTAAAGCAGGAGCTTTATGCAACGCCTATCCTGATAGGAGGAGTAATGTACGTCTGTATGCTCTACCTGCTGCCAGCCCTTAAGACTGTAAGCGCTATTACTGCAATTCTGGTAGTTTTCATTATCCGTGTCGCAGCAATCAGGTGGAACCTAAGGTACCCGAAATGGCTGCTTTTTGCCGGAAAAGAAAGCAATTTAAAACAGGACCATAATCACCAAAAATAA
- a CDS encoding DUF134 domain-containing protein, giving the protein MTEETNGNCGEGRCRRGRGRPRAKRIMNGACRRGCFAPYENEEFSGRETVFLLPEEMEAVRLVDLLDNDQEAAAEIMGVSRRTLWRDLHNGRKKIADALVNGKRLEIVPGNED; this is encoded by the coding sequence ATGACTGAAGAGACAAACGGAAACTGCGGTGAAGGCAGGTGCAGGAGGGGAAGGGGAAGGCCAAGAGCAAAAAGAATAATGAACGGCGCATGCAGAAGGGGATGTTTTGCACCTTACGAAAATGAGGAATTTTCCGGCAGAGAAACTGTGTTTCTTCTTCCTGAAGAGATGGAGGCTGTAAGACTTGTAGACCTCCTGGATAATGACCAGGAGGCGGCTGCTGAAATCATGGGTGTATCACGGCGTACACTCTGGAGGGACCTGCATAATGGCCGGAAAAAAATTGCTGATGCACTTGTCAACGGAAAAAGGCTTGAGATTGTACCCGGAAACGAAGATTAA
- a CDS encoding DUF5320 domain-containing protein, with protein sequence MPGFDRTGPRGCGRMTGRRLGQCSRDLTEKISESGEETGIPETSPIENPDNVVYGAGRGGVPYGCGQGFCGGRSGRGRRRRCI encoded by the coding sequence ATGCCAGGATTTGACAGAACCGGCCCAAGGGGCTGTGGCAGGATGACCGGAAGAAGACTCGGTCAGTGTAGCAGAGATTTGACGGAAAAAATAAGTGAGTCCGGTGAGGAGACCGGGATTCCGGAGACTTCTCCTATTGAAAACCCGGATAATGTAGTATACGGGGCGGGCCGCGGTGGAGTTCCTTACGGATGTGGTCAGGGCTTCTGCGGAGGGAGATCAGGAAGAGGTCGCCGCCGCAGATGTATTTAA
- a CDS encoding magnesium transporter CorA family protein — protein sequence MKEIYLTPKTEDLNRPEKHDKIEHGVWIHLSSPDQSELQEVSLSTGLPVEYLKAALDEEERPRTEFENGNTLIIIDTPEKTGDGDVLLYDTLPLGIVINEKFIVTVCLKNNSVLDEFREGKIPNCFTYKRTRFLLQLLYKNAQYFLKYLRIIDRETDQVEELLHKSMKNQELIELLDLEKSLVYFSTSLKANEVVLEKILKFRPIRMYEDDTDLLEDVIIENKQAIEMANIYSNILSGMMDAFASIINNNMNQIMKILASVTIILSIPTMISSFFGMNVPLPFQSSPNMTMLLFILSLLISVSLGIIMWKKEFI from the coding sequence ATGAAAGAAATATACCTGACACCTAAAACAGAGGACTTGAATCGCCCTGAAAAACATGATAAAATTGAACACGGTGTCTGGATACATCTTTCATCTCCCGACCAGTCAGAACTTCAGGAGGTGTCCCTGTCTACCGGTCTTCCCGTAGAATATCTCAAGGCAGCCCTTGATGAAGAGGAAAGGCCAAGGACAGAATTTGAAAACGGCAATACCCTGATAATTATTGATACTCCTGAAAAAACCGGTGACGGCGATGTTCTTCTTTACGACACCCTGCCTCTCGGAATAGTCATAAACGAAAAATTCATAGTGACAGTGTGTCTTAAAAACAACTCAGTTCTCGACGAATTCAGGGAAGGGAAAATCCCGAATTGTTTTACATATAAAAGAACCAGGTTCCTTTTGCAGCTGCTTTATAAAAATGCCCAGTACTTCCTGAAATACCTGAGAATTATAGACAGGGAAACAGACCAGGTTGAAGAGCTCCTGCACAAATCAATGAAAAACCAGGAGTTAATTGAGCTTTTAGACCTTGAAAAAAGTCTTGTTTATTTCTCAACGTCGCTGAAGGCAAATGAGGTCGTACTTGAAAAAATCCTTAAATTCCGTCCAATAAGGATGTATGAGGACGATACAGACCTTCTGGAAGACGTAATTATAGAGAACAAACAGGCTATTGAGATGGCTAATATCTATTCAAACATACTTTCCGGAATGATGGACGCATTTGCATCCATCATCAACAACAATATGAACCAGATAATGAAAATTCTGGCGTCAGTAACGATTATACTCTCAATTCCAACAATGATCTCCAGTTTTTTCGGTATGAACGTCCCTCTTCCGTTTCAGAGCAGTCCTAATATGACCATGCTCCTGTTCATTTTGTCCCTTCTTATATCAGTGTCACTTGGGATAATCATGTGGAAAAAAGAGTTTATTTAA
- the eif1A gene encoding translation initiation factor eIF-1A, which yields MVDNKKKRGPGAGGDVIVRVRLPNKRNKEQFATADLMLGANHIRVRSYDGVTRVGRIKGKIKKRVWIREGDVLIVVPWSFQDEKCDIIYRYTKPQVEWLMRNNYL from the coding sequence CTGGTAGATAATAAGAAAAAAAGAGGACCTGGAGCAGGGGGGGACGTAATAGTACGTGTACGTCTCCCAAATAAACGGAACAAGGAGCAGTTTGCAACAGCGGACTTAATGCTGGGGGCAAATCATATCAGGGTGAGAAGCTATGATGGTGTAACCCGCGTGGGTCGCATCAAGGGAAAAATTAAGAAAAGGGTATGGATCCGTGAAGGTGATGTTCTTATAGTAGTTCCGTGGTCCTTCCAGGACGAAAAGTGTGATATTATATACAGATACACAAAGCCGCAGGTCGAGTGGCTGATGAGAAATAATTATCTGTGA